From Camelina sativa cultivar DH55 chromosome 7, Cs, whole genome shotgun sequence, one genomic window encodes:
- the LOC104704410 gene encoding probable LRR receptor-like serine/threonine-protein kinase At2g28960, which produces MEGHRQLLLVLLSFGAFALLIHLAQAQSDQQGFISLDCGLPADLSPYTDPDTGLTFSSDVDFISSGLRGEAGDDNRYDYRQYKDLRYFPDGIRNCYNLKVEQGINYLIRAGFGYGNYDGLDVYPKFDLHVGPNMWMAVDLEFWNDGEIIYMTKSNLLQICLVRTGPTIPMISTLELRPLRNDSYMTQFGPLDLIYRRAYTSNSTAVIRYPDDVFDRKWNRYDLSETDVNTTLSVRSSSPFQVPEAVSRSGVTPKNATTPLRIRLSLADDSDKVNVYLHFAEIQALRANDTREFDIELEDTIIKSAYSPTMLQLDTLYNLLPQKCSFGLCYLDLVRTPRSTLPPLINAIEAFKVLDFPYAETNPNDVAAMKDIAAIYGLKMISWQGDPCVPELLRWEDLKCSYANKSAPPRIISLDLSSRGLKGVIAPAFQNLTELRKLDLSNNSFTGGVPEFLASMKSLSNINLNWNDLTGPLPKVFHDKEKNGLKLTIQGNSKLSDDASSQSNNQKYVVPVVASVASVLIVVAVLILILVFKKRRPTQVDSLPTVQHELPSRPSIFTQTKRFKYSEVVTLTDNFERVLGEGGFGVVYHGSLSATQPIAVKLLSQSSVQGYKEFKAEVELLLRVHHVNLVSLVGYCDEESHLALLYEYAPNGDLKQHLSGERGGSPLKWSSRLKIVVETAQGLEYLHTGCQPPMVHRDVKTTNILLDEHFQAKLADFGLSRSFPIGGETHVSTAVAGTPGYLDPEYYRTNRLNEKSDVYSFGIVLLEIITSRPVIQQTREKPHIAAWVGYMLTKGDIENVVDPRLNRDYEPTSVWKALEIAMSCVNPSSEKRPTMSQVTNELKQCLILDNSKRGGREDMGSRSSVEMSTSFTTEIIPKAC; this is translated from the exons ATGGAGGGTCATCGACAACTTTTATTGGTGTTGTTGAGCTTTGGCGCTTTTGCCCTTCTTATACATCTCGCCCAAGCTCAGTCTGACCAACAAG GATTCATCAGTTTGGACTGCGGTTTACCCGCGGATTTGTCTCCTTACACCGACCCAGACACCGGATTAACGTTCTCATCCGATGTCGATTTCATTTCAAGCGGTTTACGTGGTGAAGCTGGGGATGATAACAGATATGACTATAGGCAGTATAAGGATTTGAGATATTTCCCCGATGGAATACGAAACTGCTACAACCTGAAAGTAGAGCAAGGCATCAACTATTTAATAAGGGCTGGATTCGGATATGGAAACTATGATGGTCTTGATGTATACCCCAAATTTGATTTACATGTTGGGCCTAACATGTGGATGGCGGTGGACTTAGAATTCTGGAATGATGGTGAGATCATTTACATGACAAAATCCAACTTATTGCAGATTTGTCTTGTCAGAACAGGACCAACAATACCAATGATATCAACCTTGGAACTACGTCCATTAAGAAATGATTCCTATATGACACAATTCGGTCCTTTGGACCTCATTTACCGGCGGGCCTATACTAGCAATTCTACGGCTGTGATACG CTATCCGGATGATGTCTTTGATCGCAAATGGAATCGATATGATTTGTCTGAAACAGATGTAAACACAACACTCAGTGTGAGATCATCCAGTCCCTTTCAAGTACCAGAAGCTGTAAGTAGGTCTGGAGTTACTCCCAAAAATGCTACCACGCCATTGAGAATTCGACTGTCACTAGCGGACGACAGTGACAAAGTTAATGTGTACCTTCACTTTGCCGAGATACAAGCCTTAAGAGCCAATGATACTAGAGAATTCGACATTGAACTCGAAGATACTATTATTAAATCAGCGTATAGTCCGACGATGTTACAGTTAGATACCTTATACAACCTATTACCTCAGAAATGTAGCTTCGGGTTGTGCTACTTGGATCTCGTTAGAACTCCAAGGTCAACTCTTCCACCACTGATTAATGCTATTGAGGCTTTCAAGGTATTGGACTTTCCATATGCTGAAACAAATCCAAATGATG TCGCTGCTATGAAGGATATCGCAGCAATTTACGGGCTGAAGATGATTAGTTGGCAAGGAGATCCTTGTGTCCCTGAGCTATTAAGATGGGAAGATCTAAAGTGCAGCTACGCCAATAAGTCTGCACCTCCAAGAATTATTTCCTT AGATTTGTCATCACGAGGATTAAAAGGAGTGATAGCGCCTGCCTTCCAAAATTTGACCGAGCTTCGAAAACT GGACTTGTCAAACAACAGTTTTACCGGAGGAGTGCCTGAGTTTCTAGCCAGCATGAAGTCATTATCGAACAT AAACTTAAATTGGAATGATCTTACGGGTCCTCTTCCTAAAGTGTTTCATGATAAAGAAAAGAACGGGCTAAAGCTAAC GATCCAAGGAAACTCAAAGTTAAGTGATGATGCGTCATCCCAAAGTAACAATCAAAAGTATGTTGTACCAGTTGTTGCGTCGGTAGCTTCTGTGCTCATCGTTGTAGCTGTGCTAATTCTAattcttgttttcaaaaagaGAAGGCCAACGCAAG TTGATTCTTTACCTACAGTTCAACATGAATTACCAAGTAGACCATCTATATTTACTCAAAcgaaaaggttcaaatattccGAGGTGGTAACACTGACAGACAACTTTGAAAGAGTTCTTGGAGAAGGAGGGTTCGGAGTAGTGTATCATGGTTCTTTGAGTGCTACGCAACCAATAGCTGTTAAACTACTCTCTCAATCTTCAGTACAAGGCTATAAGGAATTCAAAGCAGAG GTTGAACTTCTTTTGAGAGTTCACCATGTCAATTTGGTAAGTCTGGTTGGGTATTGTGACGAAGAAAGCCACTTGGCCCTCCTATATGAGTATGCACCCAACGGAGACTTAAAACAGCATCTCTCAG gaGAACGAGGTGGCTCTCCATTGAAGTGGTCAAGTAGACTAAAAATTGTCGTCGAAACTGCACAAG GATTAGAATACTTACATACGGGTTGCCAACCTCCAATGGTACATCGCGAtgtcaaaacaacaaatattctTTTAGACGAACATTTCCAAGCAAAACTTGCAGATTTTGGCCTGTCAAGATCTTTTCCAATTGGAGGTGAAACTCATGTTTCAACTGCTGTTGCTGGAACTCCTGGATATTTGGATCCTGA ATATTATCGAACAAATAGGTTAAATGAAAAGAGTGATGTATATAGCTTTGGAATTGTATTATTGGAGATCATCACAAGTCGACCTGTGATTCAGCAAACCCGAGAAAAGCCGCACATTGCAGCTTGGGTGGGATACATGCTTACTAAGGGAGATATTGAAAACGTTGTGGATCCAAGACTCAATAGAGATTATGAGCCTACTTCTGTTTGGAAGGCTCTTGAGATAGCAATGTCTTGCGTGAATCCTTCTTCAGAGAAAAGACCAACCATGTCTCAAGTTACTAATGAATTAAAGCAGTGTCTAATATTGGACAACTCAAAGCGAGGAGGGAGAGAAGACATGGGATCAAGAAGTTCTGTTGAAATGAGCACAAGCTTCACAACCGAAATTATCCCTAAAGCATGCTAA
- the LOC104700618 gene encoding UDP-galactose/UDP-glucose transporter 5-like, with product MAELDSVNEAKVKEEKKKLWKAVFAISGIMITLVIFRSLQEKIMRVPYELKKEYFKHSLFLVFCNRLTTSAVSAGALLVTTLSCSYIYSYYLNAF from the exons ATGGCAGAGCTTGATTCTGTAAACGAAGCCAAGGtcaaggaggagaagaagaagctatggAAAGCTGTTTTCGCTATCTCTGGGATTATGATCACTCTCGTCATCttcaggtc ATTGCAGGAAAAGATCATGAGAGTGCCTTATGAATTGAAAAAAGAGTACTTTAAACACTCTTTGTTTCTAGTATTCTGTAATCGTCTCACTACATCAGCTGTTTCTGCTGGTGCTTTACTGGTAACAACACTGAgttgtagttatatatattcatactaTCTTAatgctttttaa